Below is a genomic region from Trichoderma asperellum chromosome 2, complete sequence.
tcttcatcatcgaggGCGGCGTCACTTTCCTCTTTGCCATCTTCGCCTACTTCTACCTCCCGCGCAGCGCCTCCGAGGCAAAGTTCCTCTCCGAAGAGGAGCGCTCCCTCGCCTTCCACCGCATCCAGGTCGATTCATCCTCCGAGGTTTCCGAGAAATTCGACTTCAAGGACGCCATCAAGATCTTCACCAAGCCCTGGGCCTATGGCTTCCTTCTCATCGAAATCTGCCTCGGCGTGCCCATTCAATCGgtctcgctcttcttgcccCAGATCATCTCGCGACTCCAGTATTCCACCGTCAAGACCAACTTGTACACCGTTGCCCCTAATGTCACCGGCGCCGTCATGCTTCtcatcttggcctttgcTTCGGATTTCACGCGCCTGCGTTTCCCCTTTATCGTCCTCGGCTTCATGCTGTCCTTTATCGGCTTCATCATCTATGCATCCATCGACGACGTTACCAAGCAGCTGCACGTCGCCTACTTTGCCACTTTTATGATGTGCTGGGGTACTTCAGCTCCCTCCGTCCTCCTCTCGACCTggtacaacaacaacattgcACACGAAGGCCGTCGTATCACCCTCACCTCTGTCGGTGTGCCTCTCGCCAACGTCATGGGTCTTGTCTCCAGTAACATCTTCCGCACCCAGGACGCCCCCCGATACGAGCCTGCACTCATCACTACGGCTTgctttggtgctgctggtgctctcATTGCTCTCAGCATGGGTCTTTTCATGATTTGGGACAACAAGAGACGTGATCGCCGTGCGGGTGTCAAGATTGACCCTCGTGATATCCCAACTTCACGATTGAGGGATGGCCCCAGCTCTCCCGAATTCAGGTGGTTTTTGTAATGGAAATTTGAAGTTTTGTTTTTAacatttctttttgttcttttttggtcTAGTTGAATGAATGCCGCAGTCTGGCTGAGCGTTACGAGTTTTGGATGAGCATGGATTTTCAAAGTTATGAATATGTATAGTGGCTGTAGCGTGTTGCTATGTCCTCAGGCAGTTGGCCTGGCTCTAATAAAGATATGAATATGAATATATTTCCACACATTAAAGTACTGTTTCTAAACATCCACCTTTTGGCCATAGTATGTTTTTCAGTTGCATTATCGCCACCTATTTGGGGTATCACAATGGTCTTTCCATTAAATTCGACCCATTCCCTGCTTGAGAGAAATCTTCCCCCTGTAAAAACAGCTGCAAATCGCTTAACCCATCATCTCCCTGACTAATGAGATTAAAGTACTGTTCCTGGAATTCCTCCACCGCCAAGTAATGCCCTGGTCCGAGATTTGGTATGGTAATATCataagctgctgcagagtcGTATTCAGCGTGGGGGCTTGAGCGCAGATTCGCGTCTGCAGCTGGTGTGTCTATCGCTGTGCTGGATTTTAGGTCGGTTGCATCTCTACTAGTAGCACTTGGTAAAGGGGGGACTGGAGCATCAGGCTGCATCCCATGCAGTCTAGCGGCGATGGAGCGGTCGAGGTACTGTAAAAAGAGATCGAGTGTGTTATTGTTGATTCGCCAGTACTTTTGGACCTCTTTCAAGCAAAGAAGGCAAGTCTCAGCGCGATGTTCGGCAAGACGCCTTGTAAGGCCTGTGCCTCGGCGGATTGTAATGGTGTGGATACAAAGAGCGGAAAATATGCTTGTGATGCTGTTCCAACATTGTTAAAAATTGAAAAGATTGTCTCCCAAAATGACACATCAAACTTACAGATGCATTTGCCCATAACGGAGTGTTCCTTGAGTACACATGTCTTCGGCGATGCGGCTGATACGGCAAGCTGCTTTGAGGACAATTTGTGAGCCAGGGGTGGTGGATTCAAGGCGCAGGAAGCTATTCCTATGAATCAAGATCTTGAGATGGCTTTATATATTCCAGTTAGTAAGATGAATCTGACGAAACACGCGGAAGgcaaatatttattacttatatgcGAGGTGAAGGAGACATGTCCATACAGAATCTGAGCCTTCTTCTGGGGAGTATTTGATGTGTTCCGGAAGGCTTGTCCTCCAGGCTTCGAGAGAATTGTTGAGATCTCGGAGAGTATTTGAAGAAGTCACAGAGAGTGAAGCGTTACCAGGAACAAAGTGAACATCGATGATTTTACCcactgaagaaaaaaaaaaattgtcaGTCAGCCAATATATTCTTCCATCATctaggagaagaaaataaagggaCAAGGTAAAATAGTGTGCTCACGTAGCTTGGCAATCTCCACCATCTTGATCGCGTACGTAACGTGCTCCGGTAGACACGAGCCAAAGGGAGAGTCGGGGCCACTGTTATCCGTTTCCCAATCCGATGGGCTGAGCGGCTCAATATCACAGTCTTCGTCTCTGATTCTGCTGGGAAGTCCCAAAGACGCAGCCGCTTGCCGCTCCCTTACGTAGATTGACCACCATATCCTTCGTCTCATTCGAGCTGTGTGTGAATCTTTTGACATGGAACGGGATCTTTTAATGATATGAATATTAGtattccatcttcatcaacgaGATGTAAAGTGACACTCACGAGCGATGGAACCCGTACGACTCAGCAAGCGTAATCGCAATTCCAAGCCAGTACCGCACATCTCTCACATCCGTCGGTGTTCCTCTCCAGAAGCTCATCAAGAATAGCGACTGAATCAGCACTGTTTCGTCCTTCTCCCAATCGGTGTGAAAGAGCATCCTGGTTCTCGTGTAAAATGTAGTCTTTGCCTGATATCTGTCCTCGAATCCCATGGCCCGAATTGTTGCTGCGTCGCAGTATGTCGCTCCGATGAAGAGCATTGCCTGCAGCAACATCCGGGACATGTCGACTGAAGAGAACGAGGTGGCATTTGCCAGTCGTCGTGCTATCTGCGCCCTGTCCAAGAGGGGCCAACTCGGATGGAACCAAGTAAAGTACGCCTCCAAAGCTGGTAAACAGCTACGAAGATCCGGGAGAGTTAGGGCACCCTCGTTGCGCAGATAACGCATTGTTCCGGCGCTGATATCAGTACGGCCCTCTGTGGTCTGAGAAGTAGACTGTGGCGTGGCCGGCATGGGGAATGTGAACCGCTGCTTTTGGCTATTGGCGTTGTTGCCTCTTGAGGTGTGAGATCGACTTGAAAAGTCCTCCTCGTCGCTAGGAACCAGAGTGAGAAAGTTTGACTCGCCGTAGAAACGAGTACCCGGCACTGGACTCGGTGAAGATTCCTCAACTTCTTGGTCCTGAGAGTCCTGAGATTCCTGGGGCGCATGGTCTCGCGGATTCGAAGCGTCTGGCCGCACATCTCTATGAGGCGGTACATCAAAAGGAGTTGGATACGCCTTGAGAGAGCCGACAGCTTCACCTGGCGGATGGATGTGCTGTAATAGCCGGCGAGACCTCCGAGGGTATCTTGACGAGTGGCGCCAGTTAGTATATTCAATCTGTCCACAGTTACAGAGTAATGAAATAAATAAGAATTGAGATGGGAAAAATGAGTAAATAAATCAAATTCAATTAATCATACCTTCCTCTGCGCGATGGCAGGATTTCGCAGTTCGCCCCGGCGGCCAGACAATTCGAGCACGGCTGCTTTTCCGTCACATCGCAGCGCACTCGGCGGATGTTGCATTCGCGACATGCGTGCTTGGCCCGCGACTTTTTGCCGTCTACTttggctggagatggtgatggaGTGAGTTTAGAGGAGCCCATGGTGAAAAGAAGCGGTTGCGAGGCATGTGGGATCTGGAATATCGCCGTGCTGCTCTTGCGAGAATTGTGTTAGTTTTAGGAGTTGCCGAGCCCGGCTACGGGGGTGGTGGAGGATATAAACGGCGTCGGGCGTAGTGGGGCTTTCGATGCTTGTTCCCGGCCGATGAGCTCCTGTTCTAGTAGTAGATGCCAATTGCTGCTTTTCCTTTGCGAATGAGTCATTTTAGAGTGCTGTTTGTCAATATTGGCGACTTgtagaatacatgtatacaacTAAACTTTAGTTCTAATTAAGAGCTGGCTAAAAAGCAGCAGTTGAACTCGGAGAATGGCACTCTCGTGCGTCTTCCCTCTAATACAACTCTACATACGCGGAAATCCGCAGATTTGTTTATATAGACTTTAGAGTACATATTTTGCCTTTACTAATACGTTAAATTTCACATCTAATAGCTCTTTGGTAGCCCAAGAGCCTTCTCTCCAACATAATTCAAAATCATCTCTCTACTCACCGGCGCAAGTCGCGGCACCAGACACTCTCTAAACCACCGCTCTACATCGTACTCAGCAGCATATCCCATGCCCCCATGGGCCAACACTGCTCTCTCGCACGCCAAAAAGGCAGCCTCTGCGGCCAGATATTTGGCACTATTGGCTGCTACGCCGATGGCCTTCTGTGTGATGGACAAGTCTGTTTTGCTCGCGTCATACAACCTCGCTGCATGGTACGTCGCCAGTTTCGCTGCCTCGAGGTGCATATACGCATCTGCCAAGGGGTGCGCAACACCTTGATTCATGCCGATAGGGCGCTGAAAGACGATCCTTTCGCGGGCATACGACGCGGCTCGAGTTAATGCAGCGTATCCTAGGCCGAGGGCCTCTCCAGCAAGGAGACACCGCTCAGCATTCATGCCGTGAAGAACAATCTTGAAGCCGTGGCCTTCTTTTCCAATGAGGGTATTGGCGGGGATACGGTAGCTGTCGAAGAAGACTTCGTTGGCATCGACAGCCCTGCCGCCCATCTTCTTGATCTTCCGCATTGATAAGCTTGGCTGTGTACGATCCAAGTCGATGCAGAAGAGTGAAAGGCCCTCACTGGGTTTCTGCGCCTCTTCATACGGAGTAGTCCGGGCCAAGAGTATCATCTTGGATGCCACTTGTCCGCACGTTGTCCATATCTTTTGCCCCGAAACCACATACTCGTCGCCCTCTCGCTTCGCCGTGGTGGACAACCGCAGCGTATCCAGTCCGGCATTCGGCTCCGTTACGCCAAAGCACGTCCGCCATTTCCCCGAAATGATTCCCGGAATTGTCTCTCGCAGCTGCTCGTCCGTGCCAAATTTGGCCAGAGGCTGCGTTGCATAGACGTTGGCGTGGACAGCCTGCGCACCAGCCATTCCAGCACCAGACTCGGCAACTGTCTGCATCATCATTGTGGCTTCAGAGATGCCCAGGCCAGAACCTCCGAGATTTTCTGGGAGCGCAATGCCTAGCCATCCCCCGCGTGCAAGAGCCGCATGGAATTCCTTGGGATCTTGCTCATTTTGATCGTGCTCGCGCCAGTATGTATTGGGGAATTTGGAGCAGACTTCACTGACTGCGTGGCGGACGGTAAGCTGAGTCTCGGTGAAGCCCGCTGTTTCCATGAGACGATAATGACATGTCGATGAGAAGGATCTGTGGCTGGCTCTGGTATTATCGGCAGCGATGGCACGACACGTAGTGGCCTTATAAGAGCTGGTTAACCAGCGTCTTAGTGGCCAATATCGTGCGTTTACAGAACAGGCCATGATGAGTTTGAGCCAGTCAAGTTAACGCCAGCATTAACTCGATTGGAATCTTTAAATACCACGCAGGTCTCTGCAAACGTCTTGGCTCATCTTATAGATGGAATTATAACATAAACATGTATCTCATCGTAATACTCCGAGGGCTTAGTgacagtggtggtggttctCGGCTAATTGAATCTGGTTTCAGTGGAGTCGTCGCATCATATAGCCGACTTGATTTTTGGAGcttcatgtacatgtatacaacGACGACTTGAGATTCGGCCGGACAACCGATCGTAATTGATAATAGCGCGTCTTTTTTATGCATGTGgatataaaaagatactATTACTAGCTACTACCGatcatacttgtacatacaaCTCGATGGATATGGGAGAGCGCTGAACCTGTGATTGCATAGCCAAGTTATGGTAAGCGACTACGCGCACTAACATCATAAGCACATTAACTTAAAGCACCTTCATCTTATCCAAAATGAGACGTATTTAAACATAGTTTCATCATATTatgtatttaaaattatGCTACGCTCCCATATTGACTAACATGGCGAGCTGTGAGATCGTCCATCATGCCAATTAAGCAACCGGTGTGTCATGGATACTCTTCCTCCGCTGCATCTGTCCCTGGAACACCTTGCGGAAACGGAGGCTGCAAAGATCCCCTACGGTCTCCTTGACGCCAGCCCAGTTCTCACTCACAATTTCTCTCGTGGGACGAGAGAAGACAGCGTCAATCTCCTCGAGCGTCTTGTCCTTTGTCTCGGGCATGAAGAAGATTTGGTAAATCTCGCCGATGAAGGCGATGCCTCCGTAGAAGCCCAGTGTAAGTCCGGTGCGAGTCATGGCATCCTCCATGGCAGTGAAGTTGTATGTTACAACAAAGgaggcgaggaagaggagggcaTCGGAAGTGGTCATGCCGTAACTTCGGAGATAGGTGGGGTATACTTCAGATGGGACAACTGCGAGGAATGTTAGTAAACTGTTATTCGTGCTGGTGGATACAATGATGAGAAGCTCGACTTACCCCATGTCAGACAGGCGTACGAGCCAAAGAACATCATATAGATGATCAGACCGCTGAGGTAAAGACCCTCTGCAGCTTGGAGATGGGTATCGATAGGGATGTGATACGCGATTCCAATCAAAACCAGACCGACGAAGAATCCGGGAAGCATTGTAATGGCCCAGAATCGCCTGCCGCATGTCTCCATGAGGAAAATAGCAGGAATGGTTCCGATCAGCAGAGATCCACCTCCAACAAGAGACATGTATGTAGCCTTCTCGTCGTCGAAGCCAATCTGGTTCATCAGGACAGACATGTAGTACATGATGGCATTTACACCAGTCAACTGTCCGAGAAGAATCATGATGTTTGCATAAACAAGAGCTCGGCGGGCGCGAGGAACACTACCAATTTAGTTAGCAAAGACAGACAGGACAAGGGTTATTTCATTCTAGTTGAGCATCATCACTTACGTGAAAAAGTCCATCCAAGGGAAGCGTGAGTTCTTGGCACCTTCGTTTACAACAACGTCCTCCTGCTTAACGGAATTGGCCATGATGTAGAATTCTTCGCGAGACTCGGGAGATTCTGTGCCGCGGATGCGCTTCCAGACTTTGTAGGAATCGAGGATTCGGCCCTTGTGCATGTACCAACGAGGACTCTCTGGCAGGAACAgcatactttatataaagattcaTCGTCagaataactatttaataaaacagTTGATTTCATATCAGAGGTGCAACTTACCCAGCGAACATAATGGTAGAGAATAGGAGCGATGAGCCCAAGATGAAGCGCCAGTTGCCAGGAACTTTGAGGAAGATGGCGGCAATAGCATAGCCAAGGACTTCACCAAGGGCAATGTTGAACTGATACAATGACACGAGATTGCCTCGAATGCGACGTTCGACCGTCTCGGCGACATAAACAGGGACTGTGCCACCCTCGAGACCGACACCAAGTCCCAGAATAACACGACCGGCAACAATCATGCCTATAAAAGCACAACATGGTCAGTGTAAGCCCACAAATAGATGTGTGTTTGGCAGAGAAACCATAGGCTCGAACTCACCAAAACTAATAGCACCAGCTTCCAGCGCGGCACCAACAGTGTAGAGGAGAATAGAAATGATAATGGCCCATTTACGTCCACAGTACTCGTTGGCAGGTGACAGCAACAGCGCGCCTCCCACCGCGCCCAGCGGCATGCCCGAGTTCACCAAACTGTTCTGCCTCGAGTCCAGGCCCAAGTCTTTGGGCAAGAAGAGGTTGGCACCAGAAATCAAGCTCTGGTCCAGGCCAGAGAGAAGACCACCCATACTGGCAAACGCGACGAGCAGCCACGTAAAGTGCCGCGGGTCGCGGAACTTGATGTTGAACATGCTTGTCTCGAGACCTCCAGCGGCCTCGAGCTGGGCCTCCATCTCGTCAATAAAGACATTGATGTCTTGGACGTCTGGGGTGATGGGCGCAAAGTCCACATGTCCCTCGATCCCTGCCTTCTCGTCGTGACCGTCGTCCGACATGTTGAACGAGGTACACCTTTCAGGTGTGTGATAAagtgtaaaagaaaaaaagaaatgaaaagtGATGAAGCTTCCTTCAGCAGACGCGCAGAAGAGAGTGAAACtatgaggaggagaagatgcaAGACATGCAGGCCCCAAAGGGAGTACCGATCGGCGAGTTTAATGATACCCTCGCACGACCTTATCGCTATTTATACAAATTATACCAGAATGCTAGTCTGCTTCTCTTACACaccactctctctctcctcaccTCGCCCGTCATTCATCGCAAACCTGGTCCATCTCCATATTCCCCCCCACACGCCGATGCTGAAGCAATACGACCGTGACCGGAGCCCCATGGGCCTCCATTCAAGCTTCATGCAAGCATCCCCATCGGAATGGAGATGtggaggggcaaaaaaaaaaaaaggtgtcTCCCCCATGTCGATCACGTTGGGGAGTTGGATGGGTCGGACAACTCCGCGCAACCACACATAGGATTTACATGCGGGAGGAGATAACGTTTGGGGAAATGCAACGCCATCCAATGATCATGAAAAGCATTAGTCTTCTAGAACGCAAACTCATACAAATTCATATCAAGAGAGCATCGTCTTTGCCTGCCGATATCCGCGTCCTATCGCGCGCTATCCCGCCAAGCGTTGGCTGGTGAAGGGAAGATCATCTTAGTCCGGCAAATGAGAAGCCAAGAGCAATAGCCGGACCACACCATCCAGCGGCAGTTTTGCCGTATGCAATACACCATCGCAGGGGGTCTAGCTGAGACGCCGTGTCCTTCTAGAAGACAGGCGATGGCCAAGGCTAGGGGCAGATCTCGGCCCTGCTCAGCTAGTCCTCCCAATAGCCTTACGCATCAAAACCTGGATGCATCTCGCTTCCATGGCTGCGATATGTCATCTGCTATGCATGGTTGGCGTTTGCCTCCCCAGCCTCGCGTCGAGAGCCGCCGTGCAAAGCTCCTATCTGCGAGGCTTGCTCCCGCGTCGCGCCTCCCGCAGGCTTGAATCATGTCCCCCTCACAGCTGGATATACAAACATCCGGACTCTGCCCGTCCAGACTCCACCACACCGGCACCAGCAAGAAGCTAACGACTCCCCGGGCCTGGGGCCCCATTCTTTTGCGCAACGAGCTTGGATAGCTCCGAGGAGAGTGGCGTTCGCGGTACTGGCAATGGATGCCGTGCTCCGTAGTGCCTCGTGCAGTGCAGTAGTGAGTAGTGGTTGGTAGGAACACTAGACGACTAGTTCCGGTAGTGGTGATATGATCTACTCGATGAATAGACGCTCTATTCTCTGTTCCTTGGCCAGAAAATCTCTCTTCGAACCAGCGCGCTACCTCTTTGAGTAACACTCGGCGTCACTAGCAATGGGTTGCGTTTCCGCCATTGATTGCATTGCAGCAGCTCGCCTGTTCCTTCG
It encodes:
- a CDS encoding uncharacterized protein (EggNog:ENOG41~TransMembrane:12 (i60-82o102-118i130-153o159-177i189-211o217-238i311-335o347-369i376-398o410-432i444-464o476-495i)) — its product is MSDDGHDEKAGIEGHVDFAPITPDVQDINVFIDEMEAQLEAAGGLETSMFNIKFRDPRHFTWLLVAFASMGGLLSGLDQSLISGANLFLPKDLGLDSRQNSLVNSGMPLGAVGGALLLSPANEYCGRKWAIIISILLYTVGAALEAGAISFGMIVAGRVILGLGVGLEGGTVPVYVAETVERRIRGNLVSLYQFNIALGEVLGYAIAAIFLKVPGNWRFILGSSLLFSTIMFAGMLFLPESPRWYMHKGRILDSYKVWKRIRGTESPESREEFYIMANSVKQEDVVVNEGAKNSRFPWMDFFTVPRARRALVYANIMILLGQLTGVNAIMYYMSVLMNQIGFDDEKATYMSLVGGGSLLIGTIPAIFLMETCGRRFWAITMLPGFFVGLVLIGIAYHIPIDTHLQAAEGLYLSGLIIYMMFFGSYACLTWVVPSEVYPTYLRSYGMTTSDALLFLASFVVTYNFTAMEDAMTRTGLTLGFYGGIAFIGEIYQIFFMPETKDKTLEEIDAVFSRPTREIVSENWAGVKETVGDLCSLRFRKVFQGQMQRRKSIHDTPVA
- a CDS encoding uncharacterized protein (EggNog:ENOG41), which codes for MGSSKLTPSPSPAKVDGKKSRAKHACRECNIRRVRCDVTEKQPCSNCLAAGANCEILPSRRGRYPRRSRRLLQHIHPPGEAVGSLKAYPTPFDVPPHRDVRPDASNPRDHAPQESQDSQDQEVEESSPSPVPGTRFYGESNFLTLVPSDEEDFSSRSHTSRGNNANSQKQRFTFPMPATPQSTSQTTEGRTDISAGTMRYLRNEGALTLPDLRSCLPALEAYFTWFHPSWPLLDRAQIARRLANATSFSSVDMSRMLLQAMLFIGATYCDAATIRAMGFEDRYQAKTTFYTRTRMLFHTDWEKDETVLIQSLFLMSFWRGTPTDVRDVRYWLGIAITLAESYGFHRSSRSMSKDSHTARMRRRIWWSIYVRERQAAASLGLPSRIRDEDCDIEPLSPSDWETDNSGPDSPFGSCLPEHVTYAIKMVEIAKLLGKIIDVHFVPGNASLSVTSSNTLRDLNNSLEAWRTSLPEHIKYSPEEGSDSVWTCLLHLAYNHLKILIHRNSFLRLESTTPGSQIVLKAACRISRIAEDMCTQGTLRYGQMHLITSIFSALCIHTITIRRGTGLTRRLAEHRAETCLLCLKEVQKYWRINNNTLDLFLQYLDRSIAARLHGMQPDAPVPPLPSATSRDATDLKSSTAIDTPAADANLRSSPHAEYDSAAAYDITIPNLGPGHYLAVEEFQEQYFNLISQGDDGLSDLQLFLQGEDFSQAGNGSNLMERPL
- a CDS encoding uncharacterized protein (EggNog:ENOG41~TransMembrane:12 (i45-63o90-111i123-141o147-167i179-203o209-233i280-306o318-338i345-365o377-396i408-429o441-464i)), producing MGVQDDNTVSKDMGTNDHLDRVESQKDGFMEETARVVDHPAERALCFKFDIRILPVLALMYLFNALDKGNLGNAQTKGLSTDLHFKPNQYNLVVSIFFVPYVIFAPPFAMLAKKFGASRALPVMMLTFGTMTLCTAATQNFGGIFAVRWFLGMAESAFFPTVIYYLTTFYRRGELARRLAIFYAASNIANAFSGLLAFGVFHIKDSRIFVWRYLFIIEGGVTFLFAIFAYFYLPRSASEAKFLSEEERSLAFHRIQVDSSSEVSEKFDFKDAIKIFTKPWAYGFLLIEICLGVPIQSVSLFLPQIISRLQYSTVKTNLYTVAPNVTGAVMLLILAFASDFTRLRFPFIVLGFMLSFIGFIIYASIDDVTKQLHVAYFATFMMCWGTSAPSVLLSTWYNNNIAHEGRRITLTSVGVPLANVMGLVSSNIFRTQDAPRYEPALITTACFGAAGALIALSMGLFMIWDNKRRDRRAGVKIDPRDIPTSRLRDGPSSPEFRWFL